The Candidatus Schekmanbacteria bacterium RIFCSPLOWO2_02_FULL_38_14 genomic sequence TCCAAATCTTTCAGCTTTTTGCGAAGGATTAAATTATCGCTTTCAGTATCTACAAGAAAGATATAACCGTACCAGTACCCTTCTATCTCTTTTGTTATTTCAGTGATTACCTTTTCTACGGGGGAGAAGATGCTGAGGGCAGAAAAATAGATGTCAGTGGTGTTAAGGAGGAAAAAAATCCCGTATATCAGGAGTGAAAAAGGCAGAATTATTTTATTTCTGTGCTTACGTAAAAATTCAAGCATTAGGATTCAGGGTTTAGTTCTGAAGTGCAACCTTTTTTAAGAGGTCAAGAGAATCCAGCGCTCTTCCTGTTCCGAGGACTACCGCAGAAAGGGGGTCCTGAGCCATTTTTATTGGAAGCCCGGTTTCTTCCTTTAAAAGAATATCAAGTCCTGAGAGCAGGGAACCTCCTCCTGCAAGGATAATTCCTCTGTCCACAATATCTGCTGCAAGCTCAGGAGGTGTTCTTTCAAGCGCGATTCTCACAGTATCAATTATTGTATATATTGGTTCTGCAAGGGAACTTTTTATTTCTTCATCTGTTATGGAGATTGTCTTAGGAATACCGGCTATTAAATCCCTTCCTTTTACTTCAATTGTTTTCCTTTCCTCCATCGGATAAGCAGAACCGATAGCTATTTTTATCTGTTCAGCGGTTCTTTCACCGATCAACAGGTTATGCTTGCGTTTTATGTAGGAGACAATGGCTTCATCCATCTCGTCTCCTCCAACCCTGACTGACTTGCAGTAAACAATTCCAGAAAGAGATATTACAGCTACTTCAGTAGTTCCTCCTCCTATATCTACAATCATATTTCCCGAAGGTTCTTCAATGGGCATTCCGGCTCCTATTGCAGCTGCCATCGGTTCTTCTATCAGATAGACCTCTCTTGCTCCTGCCTGCTTGGCTGAATCCCGGACTGCCCTTTTTTCTACCTGTGTTATCCCTGACGGAACTCCTATGATTATTCTTGGCCTGACAAGTGTATTTCTGTTGTGCACCTTTCTTATGAAATATTTAAGCATAGCTTCAGTCAAATCAAAATTAGCAATTACTCCGTCTTTCATAGGTCTGACAGCTATGATGTTTCCGGGAGTCCTTCCCAGCATCTCTTTGGCTTCTCTCCCGACAGAAAGAACACGGTTTGTATTTTTATTTATTGCAACAACTGAGGGTTCGCTTAAAACTATTCCTTTTCCCTTTACATATACCAGGGTATTTGCAGTTCCAAGGTCTATAGCCAAATCATTGGAAAACTTTCCTATAAGATAATTAAGAATCATTTTCACCTCTTCACGATTTTATCTTTCGATGATATAAGTTTGAATTTTAAAGCTTGCATTCAATAAAAAAAGTTTTTCATAGCTTTCAGGCTTAACCTGAAGCTGCTCAGTATATAACAGGTAAGGAGAATTATCAATCTGATAAAGAAATTTTGTCAACTCTTCAGCAGTTACTCCTTCAAGAGAAAATTTTACAGATACTTCCTCATAGCTGCCAATTTTGTTAAAATAAGGTTTCAGGTTTTGCATCTTGCCATTAAGCTTCAGTGTTTCAATCTGACTGAGAATATATGAGGCAAGGTTAAAGCTTTTGTCCGGAAGCCTTCCTTTGAAGGCTGAAAGTCTTGAGTTAAGCTTTTCGTATTCTTTCTTTATTGCTTCTATCTTTTTTACGCTATCAAGATTATTCCTGAATTTTTTTTCGTTCTGGGCAAGGGGTTTAAAGAGCGAGACAGAAAATATCCAGTACAGAAAAATAATAACAAGAAAAGATGTTATTCCTGACAGAAGATAAATGTCTCTTTTTGAAAGCTTGTCAAGTTTTAATAGTTTTAATAATTCCATTGTCAGAGATTCAGATTATATTTAATTTAAATTAATATCCAGAGTGAATTCAGCAATGTTTTGAATCTGGTTCATCTGGATATTGCTTATCTTTATATCTTTAAAAAGAGAAGATGATTTCAGAATCTTTTCCAGTTTGTCCACGGATTCAAGGTTGTCGGCTTCTCCTCTTATCTCAAGCTTTTTTTCCCTGAAAGAGAAATCAAGTATTTTAACCTTGAAATCCTTTGGGATGATTGTACTTAGTTCTCTCATTACTTCAAGAGGAGTAGATTTTATTTCCATTACCTGCCGGAACTTTTCGAACTCCTCATTGATTTTCCCTATCTGTTGTTCAGCCTGAGCTGCGGCGTTGACTACTTTGCCTGAGGGTACCATTTCGTGGTAAACAGAGGCTATTTTGTCCTCTAATTCTTTATTCTTTGTTTTTTTCTGGAACAGGTCAAAAGCCAAATTAAATATGCTTAGAATTATGATGGCAGCTGCAAGAGCGCTGGCATATTTAATGTTTGTTTTTATCCTTTTATCAATAAATTTAAAAACATATTCTTCCCTGCGCAGATTTATTCTTTTGAGCTTGTCGTCAGTTTCGAGGTTTGTAAGCCCAAATGCAATAGGGAATACTGAATAGTTCAGATGTGACAGATTCCCGTTTTTTTGGGTATCAGAGGATAACTTTGGTATTAGTAATTGAATTTCAGCATTTAAACGGTTATGCAAAAAAGTGCCGATGCCTTTAATGCAGGAAGTTCCTCCGCTTAAATAGATTTTATCTATTGAATATTTGCTCTTTCTTGCAAGAAAAGAGTTTAGTGAATAGGATATTTCTGATGCAATTTTTTCAAATGCTTTTAAAATGACCTGAGTGGCTTCTGACGGCTCTGCTGCAGTAATGTCAACATCAGGGTCTTTTTTCAGATTTTCTGCTTCTTCAAAAGAGGCTTTAAAGTGCTCTCTGAGTTTTTCTGTCAGAAAGTTTCCTGCTTTTGGTATGGTTCTGTTATAGAGAAAATTCCCGTCCCTGAAAATATTGATGACAGTGTTTTTGGCTCCAATCTCAATATGGCATATTACTCCGTAAAGGCTTCCAAGCGAAGACTTCAAAGCACTCAATATTGGAAAAGAATCAATGGTTACGAGCTTTGGTTCAATTCCTGCAGCATTCAGAACTGAAAGGTGGTTTGATATGTTGCGTTTATGGACACAAAAAGCAGTTACCGTTGAGCCTCCTGAGTCACCTCCGTTGCTTAAAAAGTCAACCAGTGTTTCATCAGTGGGAAAGGGGAGCGACTGCTCAATCTCAAATTTTATTATCTGTCTGATTTTTGCAGCATCTTTAAATGGGAGGGTTGCCTCTCTCACCATTGCAAATTTAGACGGAATAGATGATATATATTCGTCAGAGACCAGGAGATTTTGCTCAATTGCATCTTTCAGAATCTTGGGAATATCTACTTCCTGTTTTGGAAGTCCCGGGTCTGCTGTTTCATCAGTTTCTAAATGAGGGATAGGTTTTTCAATAAATTTTGCAGTGGATATTCCTCTTAAGCTTTTTGAAAGCTGTACAAGCTTGATTGAACTTGAGCCTATGTCTATTCCTAATATTTTTTTAGGCACTTTAAGGTATCCTTTTGATAATATTTTTCCTGTTTTGTCTTGTTTGTTTTGGCAAGAAAATCAGTCATATTTTTAATCTTTTCACTATGCTAAGAAATAGCAGTGAAGTCAAGCTAAAAATAGGGGCTGTCGGTTTCTTTATACTTGACAAAACTTGTCATATATATTTTAAAATCTATCCATGAAGATTTCATCAAAAGGATATTACGCTATAAAAGCTTTACTTGACATAGCAGTTAATTTTACAGGAAAACATATCCCTCTGTCTACTATTTCTGAAAGGCAGCATATCCCTCTTAATTACCTTGAACAGCTTTTTGTGAGACTGCGGAGGGCAAAGATAGTTCAAAGCATGAGGGGACCAAAAGGGGGGTATAGGCTTCTTAAAACCTCTAAGGAGATTTCAATCAAGTCTGTCATAAAGGCGCTTGATATCTCTATGGCTCCTGTTTTCTGCGTTGATGAGGACCATGCTGAAAAAGCCTGTGAGCATCTGAGCGGTTGCATTTCCTATATTCTATGGAAAAAAGTAGGAATACAGATAACACAGCTTCTAGAGTCAATAACCATTGCAGATTTGATTGCTGAGGGAGGAAAGACAAAAACAAAAGGGGTTCTTGACCACGATTACATATTTTATATCTGATATTTAAGAAATATTTTTTGATTACAGAGATTTTTTTAAAAGATTCCGGAGATTTTGAAAATCACAGTAATCTGAATTTAATCTTTGTAATCTTGTAATAAAGGAGTAACAAAATTGAAGAAAGTCTATTACTTTGACTATAACGCAACAACTCCGGTGCATTCTGAAGTTCTTGAGGCAATGATGCCGTTTTTCAAAGAGAGTTATGGAAATCCGTCAAGCGTACATACCTTTGGAAGAGAGACAAGGGCAGCAGTTGACAGTGCAAGGGAAATGGTTGCTAAAATTCTTGGAGCAGATGCTTCTGAAATAGTTTTTACCAGTTGTGGTTCTGAATCCAATAATTTAGTTTTAAAAGGGCTTGTATCTTTTCACTGCAAAGCAAAAAATCATATCATAACTTCCTGCATAGAACATCCTGCAATATTGAGCACATGCAGTTTTTTAGAGGAATCAGGATACAGAATCACATATCTGCCAGTGAATGAAAATGGAAGGATAAATCTGTCAGAACTCAAAGAGGCAATTACTGACCAGACCCTGATAATATCCATTATGCATGGAAATAATGAAATAGGTGTAATCCAGCCAATTTCAGAGATAGGGGGGATTGCAGGAAAAAACGGAGTTTTTTTTCATACAGATGCTGTTCAGACAGTAGGGAAAATACCAATAGATGTTAACAAAATAAACGTTGACTTCCTTTCACTTTCTGCACACAAGTTTTATGGTCCAAAAGGCGCAGGTGCGTTGTATGTAAGAAGAGGAATAGATATGCATCCTCTGATTCACGGAGGCCATCAGGAGAAAAGCAGAAGAGCAGGAACTGAAAATGTTGCCGGGATAGTTGGTCTTGGAAAGGCTTGTGAAATCGCAATGAGAGATATGGACGAGGAATTCAGGCACCTTGTGAGCCTTAAGGAGAAATTCTGCAAAGGATTAATGGAAAAAATCCCAAAAATAAGAATCAACTGTTCTTATGAGAACTGCATGCCAAATACCCTTAATGTAGGGTTTCTTGCAATAGAAGGGGAATCTCTTCTCATAAACCTTGACCTGAAGGGAATAGCAGTATCAACAGGCTCTGCCTGTTCGTCAGGTTCTGTCGAACCATCTCATGTTCTGAGAGCAATTGGTGTTCCTGTTGGATATATTCAGGGTTCTTTGAGATTCAGCTTCGGGCGTTTTACAACTTCAGAGGATATAGATTATCTTCTGGAAATTTTACCTCCGATTGTTGAAAAACTCAGAAGCATGTCTCCATTGTGGTATGGGTGATATTTAATTTTTTCTCAGATAAAATCTTCTGGTTTTTTAAATCCAAAAAGTATACTATCCCCTGATGATATGGTGTGAAATCCTTCCTGAAAAGGACAATAGAAATGCCACAAGGCAAAGGCTTCTTCTACTGGTTTGACAAGTTTTGCAAGGGTGTCCTTATTTTCTGCGGGCTGTTTTTCTCTATAGTTGCAGGAGCTGCCGGCGGAGTTGTTGGAGCATATCTCAGGGACCTTCCAGCAATTGAAAAGCTTAAGGTTTATGAACCAGAAAAGGTTGCAAGGCTTTATGATGACAGAGGAGAAGTTTTTGCAGAGTATTTTGTTCAGAGAAGGATATTGATTCCTCTTGATCAGGTTCCAAGGGATCTCATTAACGCTCTTCTTGCAATAGAGGATAACAACTTTTACAGCCATTTCGGAGTTGACTGGAGAGGAATAGCAAGAGCTGCAATTGTTAATTTCGCATCAGGGAAGATAAGAGAGGGCGGAAGCACAATTACTCAGCAGCTTTCAAAAGTTCTTTTCCTTAATCCAGAGAAAACACTTGAAAGAAAAGTTAAAGAGGCTTTAGTCGCGCTGCAGCTTGAAAAAAAATATACAAAAAATGAGATTTTAGAACTCTACCTGAACCAGATTTATTTTGGAAGCGGCGCTTACGGGGTTGAATCAGCAGCACTTACCTATTGTGGAAAGCATGCAAAGGATTTGAATACTGCAGAATGCGCTCTTATAGCAGGGCTTCCGAGACTTCCAACTTTTTATTCTCCATTCAATAATTATGATATAGCAAAAAGAAGAAGGGACATTGTTCTGTCAAGGATGGCTGACCTTGGATATATTTCCCGCCAGAAAGCGCAGGAGTTTTCAAAAACTCCGCTAAATATCAAAAAAGAAAAAAGATGGGAAAGCAAAGCGCCATATTTTTCAGAATATATAAGACAGTACATTGAGAATACTTACGGAGCAGAGTTTCTCTACAAGAAGGGGATTAAGGTCTATACTCCGCTGAATCTTAAGATGCAAAATGCTGCTAAAAAAGCGTTTGAGAAGGGTTTGATGGAGATATCAAGGATAAAGAGGTTTAAAACCGTTCCTCCTGAACTGAGGGATATGATACTTGAGGAATATTCAAAGCCTGACGTTTTTGAAAAGGATAAACTTTATTACGGAGAAGTAACTGAGACAAAAAACGATTATTTCCTTGTTAAAGTCGGTGAGTTTTACGGAGAGGTAAAAAAGGGGCAGTGGGAATGGACAGGTGCAGGTTCTGTCCGAGAAATTGTTAGAAAAGGTGATGTTGTCGGGCTGAGCCTTTTTGAAATAAGAAAGGGAGGAGAAATTTTATTTAATCTTGAAAACCATGTTGAGATTCAGGGTGCTGTTGTTGCCATACAGCCAAGCACCGGATACATCAGGGCAATGGTTGGTGGTTTGAATTTCAATTTCAGCAAATTCAACAGGGCTGTGCAGGCTAAAAGGCAGCCGGGGTCAGCATTCAAGCCTTTTATATATACAACAGCTATTGAAAACGGGTTTACTCCTTCAAGCATAATAATGGATACCCCTGTTTCTTTCAGAGGAGCAGACGGGAAAACCTGGACTCCTGGAAATTATGATGAGAAATTCAAAGGTCCGACAACACTGAGAACTGCGCTTGAGGAATCACGCAACGTGGTTGCCATAAAGCTCGTTGACAAGATTGGTGTTGGCAAGGTTATTTCAACTGCAAGGAAAATGGGAATTGAAAGCACTCTTGAGCCATATCTCTCATTAGCCCTGGGTCCTTCTGTTGTATCTCTTCTTGAGATAACATCTGCTTATGGAGTTCTTGCAAACCAGGGACTCAGGACTTTGCCCATAAGCATTTTAAAGATAGAAGATTCAGAAGGGATGACAATAGAGGAGAATTATCCAAAAGTGCAGGAGGTTTTGAAGCCTGAGGTTGCCTATGTTATGACAACCCTGATGCGGTGGGTTGTTGAGAGAGGAACGGGAAAGAGGGTGAGCGAACTCAAGATGCCTGTTGCAGGAAAGACCGGAACAACAAATGACTTCAGGGATGCCTGGTTTGTCGGTTTTTTACCTGATATGGCTGCAGGGGTATTTGTAGGATATGATGACAACAGGGAAATAGGCTACAAGGAGACAGGAGGAAAGATAGCAGCGCCAATATGGAGTGATTTTATTGGTGCCTGCTTTAAGCCTGAGGATGTAAAAGATTTTTCTGTGCCTGAAGGGGTGGTGTTTGTTACAGTTGACGCTGACAGCGGGAAGCCAGTGAGCAAAGATTCTCAGAACGGGCTTGTGCAGGCTTTTATTAAAGGGACAGAACCCGGGACAGGAGCAGAGGAGGTTTCAGGAGGCGGGAGCGAGACAGCAGCCAAACCTGAGAGTCTGCTGGATGAAGGACTGTAAAAGATAGGCAAAAGGCAAAAGTTATGAGTTAGAATGAAGTGAATAGTATTTAGCTGTAGCTGCAGAGCCTTGCTCTGCCTTTAAAAATTAAAAACTTAAAACTTTCTACGAAGGACTAACAATAAAAAATTATGAGCAAAAAACGGGTTATAATCTTTAGCAATG encodes the following:
- a CDS encoding rod shape-determining protein (functions in MreBCD complex in some organisms), with product MILNYLIGKFSNDLAIDLGTANTLVYVKGKGIVLSEPSVVAINKNTNRVLSVGREAKEMLGRTPGNIIAVRPMKDGVIANFDLTEAMLKYFIRKVHNRNTLVRPRIIIGVPSGITQVEKRAVRDSAKQAGAREVYLIEEPMAAAIGAGMPIEEPSGNMIVDIGGGTTEVAVISLSGIVYCKSVRVGGDEMDEAIVSYIKRKHNLLIGERTAEQIKIAIGSAYPMEERKTIEVKGRDLIAGIPKTISITDEEIKSSLAEPIYTIIDTVRIALERTPPELAADIVDRGIILAGGGSLLSGLDILLKEETGLPIKMAQDPLSAVVLGTGRALDSLDLLKKVALQN
- a CDS encoding cysteine desulfurase NifS, whose translation is MKKVYYFDYNATTPVHSEVLEAMMPFFKESYGNPSSVHTFGRETRAAVDSAREMVAKILGADASEIVFTSCGSESNNLVLKGLVSFHCKAKNHIITSCIEHPAILSTCSFLEESGYRITYLPVNENGRINLSELKEAITDQTLIISIMHGNNEIGVIQPISEIGGIAGKNGVFFHTDAVQTVGKIPIDVNKINVDFLSLSAHKFYGPKGAGALYVRRGIDMHPLIHGGHQEKSRRAGTENVAGIVGLGKACEIAMRDMDEEFRHLVSLKEKFCKGLMEKIPKIRINCSYENCMPNTLNVGFLAIEGESLLINLDLKGIAVSTGSACSSGSVEPSHVLRAIGVPVGYIQGSLRFSFGRFTTSEDIDYLLEILPPIVEKLRSMSPLWYG